One Methylocaldum marinum DNA window includes the following coding sequences:
- the amrB gene encoding AmmeMemoRadiSam system protein B produces MTNIRRPAVAGLFYPDDEPRLRKMVREFLQDADTAGPLPKAIIAPHAGYIYSGPIAASAYALLREGRDLIRRVILVGPSHRIGFHGIAVSHSDSYATPLGNIPIDRTAIEKILDLPFVKRLDEAHSLEHSLEVHLPFLQTVLDRFELLPLVTGFASPSQVTAVLERLSDGSETMTVISSDLSHYHDYATARRLDRATSAAIERLRPENIGDESACGRVALNGLLYYALRNGLTARTLDLRNSGDTAGGKDRVVGYGSYVFE; encoded by the coding sequence ATGACGAACATACGCCGACCGGCTGTCGCCGGGCTGTTCTACCCGGATGACGAGCCTCGCCTCCGCAAGATGGTTCGCGAATTTCTGCAGGATGCAGACACGGCGGGACCTCTGCCTAAGGCTATAATCGCACCGCACGCCGGATATATTTATTCCGGCCCGATCGCTGCCAGCGCCTATGCGCTGTTGCGAGAAGGCCGGGACCTCATTCGCCGCGTGATCTTAGTCGGACCGTCTCATAGAATCGGGTTTCACGGCATCGCAGTCAGCCATAGCGACAGTTACGCCACTCCCCTCGGCAATATTCCTATAGACCGTACGGCAATTGAAAAGATTCTCGATTTGCCGTTCGTCAAACGGCTGGATGAGGCGCACTCGCTCGAGCACAGCCTGGAGGTTCACCTTCCATTCCTGCAGACGGTACTGGACCGCTTCGAGTTGCTCCCTCTGGTTACCGGCTTTGCCTCACCGAGCCAAGTCACCGCGGTACTCGAACGGCTCTCGGACGGCTCTGAAACCATGACCGTCATTAGTTCGGACTTGAGCCATTATCATGATTATGCAACGGCCAGGCGACTCGACCGGGCCACGTCTGCCGCCATAGAAAGGCTCCGACCCGAGAATATCGGCGATGAATCGGCTTGTGGACGGGTAGCCCTCAATGGCCTGCTTTACTACGCGCTCCGGAATGGGCTTACCGCCCGAACGCTGGACTTACGCAATTCCGGAGATACGGCCGGCGGGAAGGATCGAGTCGTCGGTTATGGCAGCTATGTCTTCGAGTAA
- a CDS encoding MucB/RseB C-terminal domain-containing protein: MRRVLAWQICLMMFAAEALGGTGDLRQGDAIRWLMDMRQAVIHLDYRGIVAYLKDKHVESFQLFHVYTEGVEHERLVSMNSPLREVVRNSEKVACYFPDTKTVFVENKPARRSVLLDLPEDLKQLSRHYDIKLQAKEYVAQRLSQIISIEPRDNFRYARRIWVDLESKLPLKFELIGENDQTVEQMIFTSLSIENGIPESELNASTKVDAFTWQVNRRESMPLESLKWGLRSVPDGFQMISYTRLIRTPTEHPVEHILLSDGFSSVSIYVDEFEGDIVKGYQKKIGAINAHSRKIGRYLVTVMGDVPARTVQVITGGVHLQVNKADD, from the coding sequence ATGCGCCGCGTTTTAGCATGGCAGATTTGCCTGATGATGTTCGCGGCTGAAGCATTGGGTGGGACCGGCGATCTGCGCCAAGGTGATGCCATCCGTTGGCTAATGGATATGCGCCAGGCCGTGATCCATTTGGATTACCGGGGAATAGTGGCGTATCTAAAAGATAAGCATGTCGAAAGTTTTCAGCTATTCCATGTGTATACCGAGGGTGTCGAGCACGAGCGTTTGGTGTCGATGAACAGCCCGTTGCGAGAAGTCGTGCGAAATTCGGAAAAAGTGGCTTGCTACTTTCCCGACACCAAAACCGTTTTCGTTGAAAACAAGCCGGCGCGACGATCGGTTTTGCTCGACCTGCCGGAGGATTTGAAACAACTTTCGCGGCATTACGATATCAAGCTTCAGGCGAAGGAATATGTCGCGCAACGTCTGTCACAAATCATCAGTATTGAGCCGCGCGACAACTTTCGGTACGCTCGCCGGATTTGGGTCGATCTGGAGTCCAAATTGCCGCTTAAATTCGAGCTGATCGGTGAAAACGACCAAACAGTCGAACAGATGATTTTCACTTCGCTGAGTATAGAGAACGGGATTCCGGAGTCCGAACTGAATGCGTCCACGAAGGTCGATGCCTTCACGTGGCAGGTCAATCGGCGCGAGAGTATGCCTCTGGAATCCTTGAAGTGGGGTCTAAGAAGTGTGCCGGACGGTTTTCAGATGATTTCGTATACACGGCTGATTCGGACGCCGACGGAACATCCGGTGGAACATATCCTGTTGAGTGACGGTTTTTCTTCTGTTTCAATTTATGTTGATGAGTTTGAAGGCGATATCGTCAAGGGATACCAAAAGAAAATCGGTGCTATAAATGCGCATTCCCGCAAGATCGGCCGCTACCTGGTTACCGTGATGGGCGATGTACCCGCCCGAACTGTGCAGGTCATCACGGGCGGTGTGCATCTTCAGGTGAACAAAGCCGATGATTGA
- the amrA gene encoding AmmeMemoRadiSam system protein A has translation MAAMSSSNATVALSPAQRGFLLTLARRSIEHGLIHGRAVSIEQETLEPELAAKTATFVTLEMLGKLRGCIGTLECVRSLAEDVAHNAHAAAFRDPRFPPVSHCDIKRITVSVSLLTPAEPLSFMSEDDLLGQLMPGKDGLILEEGLRRGTFLPTVWESLPHPRVFLQHLKLKAGLSRDYWSDSIKVYRYRTQSIEADWA, from the coding sequence ATGGCAGCTATGTCTTCGAGTAACGCTACCGTTGCCCTGAGTCCGGCGCAGCGCGGCTTTCTGCTCACACTCGCGAGACGCTCGATCGAGCACGGCTTGATTCACGGACGGGCGGTTTCTATCGAGCAAGAAACGCTCGAACCCGAACTCGCCGCCAAAACGGCCACGTTCGTTACGCTCGAAATGCTGGGCAAACTGCGCGGATGCATAGGAACACTCGAATGCGTACGCTCTTTGGCCGAAGACGTCGCGCACAATGCCCATGCTGCCGCGTTCAGGGATCCTAGGTTTCCGCCGGTCAGCCATTGCGACATTAAACGGATTACTGTCAGTGTGTCACTGCTCACTCCGGCGGAGCCGCTCTCGTTCATGTCGGAGGACGATTTGCTAGGACAGCTGATGCCGGGCAAAGACGGCTTGATCTTGGAAGAAGGGTTGAGACGCGGAACCTTTCTGCCTACGGTCTGGGAATCTCTGCCCCATCCCCGGGTCTTCCTACAGCATCTGAAACTGAAGGCCGGTCTTTCCAGGGATTACTGGTCCGACTCGATAAAGGTCTATCGGTATCGCACGCAGTCAATCGAAGCGGACTGGGCATAG
- a CDS encoding sigma-E factor negative regulatory protein, translating to MSDDDLRQKLSLLIDGELGKSDALALMARIESDAALRGQWHRYRLVSEVMRSGKVLPVDDRFVDRVRERVSAEPTILAPRPEKHRYREKAVTAALAASLAAVAIWVGKSVSEYSPVRGPEVLAEIDSAGSGYGGSAVDPQIQDYLVTHNETAYLVGAPGMLPYARLVTYDSSR from the coding sequence ATGTCGGATGATGATCTGAGACAGAAGTTGTCATTGTTGATAGACGGCGAATTGGGTAAGAGTGACGCTCTCGCATTGATGGCCCGCATTGAAAGTGATGCGGCGCTCCGTGGGCAATGGCATCGTTACCGACTGGTCAGCGAGGTGATGCGTTCGGGAAAGGTCTTGCCGGTTGACGATCGCTTCGTGGATCGGGTGCGGGAGAGAGTGTCCGCCGAGCCGACGATACTTGCTCCGAGACCGGAAAAACACCGCTATCGGGAGAAGGCGGTAACGGCTGCCCTGGCTGCGTCGCTGGCCGCTGTGGCGATTTGGGTGGGGAAATCGGTCAGTGAATATTCCCCGGTGCGTGGTCCCGAAGTATTGGCGGAAATCGATTCGGCAGGCTCCGGTTATGGCGGATCGGCGGTCGACCCGCAGATTCAGGATTACCTCGTTACGCACAACGAAACGGCATATTTGGTAGGTGCGCCAGGCATGTTGCCTTATGCTCGTCTGGTGACCTACGATTCTTCTCGCTAA
- a CDS encoding DegQ family serine endoprotease: MLKTRWIALVFSFFLMGLSSQGVLAQLPDFTGLVEKNSAAVVNISTSQKVTPTEPQLPEGLEIPEGTPFDDFFRRFFGEGGGGQPSEVKSLGSGFIVSDDGYVLTNHHVVKDADEIVVRLQDRRELVAKVVGSDKRSDIALLKIEASRLPVVRMGSADKLKVGEWVLAIGSPFGFDHSVTAGIVSAKGRSLPSDNYVPFIQTDVAINPGNSGGPLFNLDGEVVGVNSQIYSRTGGFMGLSFAIPIEVAMQVVEQLKSQGHVSRGWLGVQVQDVTRELAESFGMKKPQGALVSRVLAKSPAEAGGVQVGDIIIEFNGQPVVDSPSLPPMVGMTKVGETASLKIIRHGTTRDLKLKIGALPEDEGTLLGAEEVPGAQNSERLGLRISDLTAEQREQLEVPQHGVLVQAVNPGAAYDAGIRRGDVILRIQDKVIKDVNHFNEVVKGLPKGKSLAVLVQRRGGSSFLALKLKD; this comes from the coding sequence ATGCTTAAAACCAGGTGGATAGCCCTCGTATTCAGCTTTTTTCTCATGGGGCTTTCGTCGCAAGGAGTCCTTGCTCAGCTTCCGGACTTCACCGGTTTGGTCGAGAAAAACAGTGCGGCTGTGGTAAACATTAGTACCTCGCAAAAGGTGACGCCTACCGAGCCGCAGTTGCCGGAGGGATTGGAGATTCCGGAAGGCACGCCATTCGACGACTTTTTTCGGCGCTTCTTCGGGGAAGGTGGCGGCGGTCAGCCGAGCGAGGTGAAATCTTTGGGGTCGGGCTTTATCGTTTCCGACGACGGTTATGTTTTGACCAATCATCACGTGGTCAAGGATGCCGACGAGATCGTTGTTCGCTTACAGGACCGCAGGGAGTTGGTGGCAAAGGTGGTCGGGTCGGACAAGCGCAGCGATATTGCGCTACTGAAAATTGAGGCCAGCCGGTTGCCGGTCGTGAGGATGGGTTCGGCCGATAAGCTCAAGGTCGGCGAATGGGTGTTGGCCATCGGTTCGCCGTTCGGTTTCGACCATTCGGTGACGGCCGGTATCGTCAGTGCCAAAGGGCGCAGTCTGCCCAGCGATAACTATGTACCGTTTATTCAAACCGACGTCGCGATCAATCCGGGTAATTCGGGCGGCCCCTTGTTCAATCTGGACGGTGAAGTGGTTGGCGTGAACTCTCAGATATACAGCCGTACCGGCGGTTTTATGGGGCTGTCGTTCGCGATTCCCATAGAAGTCGCCATGCAGGTGGTCGAACAGTTGAAATCCCAGGGTCATGTATCGCGCGGCTGGCTGGGTGTCCAGGTGCAGGACGTCACTCGAGAACTCGCCGAGTCCTTCGGAATGAAGAAACCCCAGGGCGCCCTGGTTTCCAGAGTTCTGGCGAAGAGTCCGGCGGAGGCCGGGGGGGTACAGGTCGGCGACATCATCATTGAATTCAACGGACAGCCTGTGGTCGATTCGCCGTCGCTACCGCCGATGGTGGGGATGACTAAAGTGGGCGAAACGGCATCGCTCAAAATTATCCGCCACGGAACGACTCGCGATTTGAAACTCAAAATCGGCGCATTGCCCGAAGACGAGGGCACTCTCTTGGGTGCCGAGGAGGTTCCCGGGGCGCAAAATTCCGAGCGCTTGGGGCTTCGCATATCCGATCTGACGGCGGAACAGCGGGAACAATTGGAAGTTCCGCAGCATGGCGTGCTGGTGCAGGCGGTGAATCCGGGAGCGGCATACGATGCGGGCATACGGCGCGGTGATGTGATTCTCCGAATTCAGGATAAGGTTATCAAGGACGTGAACCATTTCAATGAGGTCGTAAAGGGTTTGCCGAAAGGTAAGTCGCTTGCGGTGCTGGTGCAGAGACGCGGCGGTTCGTCGTTCCTGGCCTTGAAACTCAAGGATTGA
- the amrS gene encoding AmmeMemoRadiSam system radical SAM enzyme, with protein sequence MNRIIETSAGFPTRYWRKLEDGRVECTMCPRFCKLHEGQRGLCFVRGNADGGIVLLSYGRSSGFCIDPIEKKPLNHFLPGTPVFSFGTAGCNLACKFCQNWDISKSREMDALMDQASPEAIALTAKEVGCRSVAYTYNDPVVFHEYAVDVARECRRHGVKSVAVSAGYMCDEPRAEFYSVMDAANIDLKAFSDEFYRRICGGRLQPVLETLKYIKQETPVWLEITTLLIPGENDSNQELDALSRWVVDNLGPDVPLHLSAFHPEWKMMDKPSTPLDTLIRARRIALENGLRYVYVGNVHDKVAESTYCQHCGQLLIGRDWYELSEWNLTPQGTCNACGTRCAGVFEEGPGDWGTRRVPVSMYRRAVMHH encoded by the coding sequence ATGAACCGGATCATCGAAACATCAGCGGGTTTTCCCACGCGCTATTGGCGTAAGCTGGAGGATGGCCGCGTCGAATGCACCATGTGTCCCCGGTTTTGCAAGTTGCACGAAGGCCAGCGAGGGCTTTGCTTCGTGCGGGGCAACGCGGATGGCGGGATCGTACTGCTGTCCTACGGGCGGTCGAGCGGATTTTGCATCGATCCCATCGAGAAAAAACCGCTGAATCATTTTCTTCCCGGTACTCCGGTCTTTTCTTTCGGCACGGCCGGATGCAATCTGGCGTGCAAGTTTTGTCAAAACTGGGATATCAGCAAGTCGCGGGAAATGGACGCCTTAATGGATCAGGCTTCCCCGGAAGCCATTGCGCTGACGGCAAAGGAAGTGGGCTGTCGCAGCGTGGCCTACACCTACAACGATCCCGTCGTGTTCCATGAATATGCCGTGGATGTCGCCAGGGAGTGCCGGAGACATGGCGTCAAATCGGTCGCCGTCTCGGCGGGTTATATGTGCGACGAACCGCGCGCCGAATTTTACAGTGTTATGGATGCGGCCAATATCGACCTGAAGGCGTTTAGCGACGAGTTCTACCGCAGGATTTGCGGTGGACGTCTGCAGCCGGTGCTGGAAACGCTCAAATACATCAAGCAGGAAACGCCGGTTTGGCTGGAAATTACGACGTTACTGATTCCCGGCGAGAATGATTCGAATCAGGAGCTGGATGCATTGAGCCGATGGGTGGTTGATAATCTGGGGCCGGATGTGCCTCTGCACCTTTCGGCGTTTCACCCCGAGTGGAAGATGATGGACAAACCTTCGACTCCCCTCGATACCTTGATCCGGGCTCGGCGGATTGCGCTGGAAAACGGCCTCAGGTATGTCTATGTCGGAAACGTGCACGATAAGGTGGCTGAAAGCACCTATTGCCAGCATTGCGGCCAGCTGCTGATCGGTCGCGACTGGTACGAGCTCTCCGAATGGAATTTGACGCCGCAAGGTACTTGCAACGCATGCGGCACGCGCTGCGCCGGGGTATTCGAGGAAGGTCCCGGCGACTGGGGTACTCGGCGCGTCCCGGTCAGTATGTACCGCCGGGCCGTCATGCACCACTGA
- the rluB gene encoding 23S rRNA pseudouridine(2605) synthase RluB — MRIPNRSNKTKPSAALRPLPDDAGERIQKVLAQIGMGSRREIEEWIKAGRIAINGKPAELGDRYRKGDHVTVNGRPLDIAKRSEAPTRVLTYHKPIGEVVSRRDPEGRPVIFARLPKPAIGRWIAVGRLDINTQGLLLVTNNGELANRLMHPSREIEREYAVRVLGPVNDEMLKRLSSGVTLEDGPARFETIEPAGGEGANRWFRVTLKEGRNRIVRRLWESQGITVSRLIRTRFAGVALLPRLKGGACYELSAEEVAALMCSVGLEFEKTVAAPRAPHGRAGDKRLRSRKHKFS, encoded by the coding sequence ATGCGAATCCCGAATCGATCGAATAAGACCAAACCATCCGCTGCGCTACGCCCGTTGCCGGATGACGCCGGCGAGCGGATCCAGAAAGTTCTCGCTCAGATCGGGATGGGTTCGCGCCGGGAAATCGAGGAATGGATCAAAGCCGGCCGGATCGCCATAAACGGCAAGCCGGCGGAACTCGGGGATCGTTACCGTAAGGGTGACCACGTCACGGTAAACGGCCGACCTCTCGATATCGCCAAGCGGTCGGAGGCGCCCACGCGGGTACTCACCTATCACAAACCTATCGGGGAGGTCGTCAGCCGCCGCGATCCGGAGGGGCGGCCGGTGATTTTTGCCCGACTGCCCAAGCCGGCTATCGGACGCTGGATTGCCGTCGGGCGTCTCGACATCAATACGCAAGGCCTGCTGCTGGTCACCAACAACGGCGAATTGGCCAACCGCCTCATGCACCCGTCGCGGGAAATCGAGAGGGAGTACGCGGTTCGGGTGCTCGGTCCCGTGAACGACGAGATGTTGAAACGACTGTCCAGCGGGGTCACCTTGGAAGACGGACCGGCACGATTCGAGACCATCGAACCCGCGGGCGGCGAAGGCGCAAACCGATGGTTCCGGGTTACCTTGAAGGAAGGACGCAACCGCATCGTTAGACGGCTATGGGAATCACAGGGAATTACGGTGAGTCGATTGATCCGGACGCGGTTTGCCGGGGTTGCCCTTTTGCCCCGATTGAAAGGAGGAGCTTGTTACGAACTCTCGGCTGAGGAAGTCGCCGCATTGATGTGTTCCGTGGGCTTGGAGTTCGAAAAGACCGTTGCCGCCCCGCGGGCACCGCATGGGCGTGCCGGCGACAAGCGGTTGCGAAGCCGAAAACATAAGTTTTCGTAA
- the nadB gene encoding L-aspartate oxidase encodes MPSSAHDVLIIGSGAAGLSLALRIADRARVAVLSKTALTESNTLYAQGGISAVLDAGDSIESHIQDTLDAGAGLCNPDVVRLVVSQGKECIDWLLERGVPFTEVSTENGIHNLHLTREGGHTHRRVVHAADATGRAVETSLVQHVRAHPSIDLFEFHNAIDLITEKKIGRDGSRVLGAYVLDTQANKVRTFRTRIVVLATGGASKAYLYTSNPDIATGDGIAMAWRAGACIANMEFIQFHPTCLYHPHARSFLISEAVRGEGGKLLLPDGSPFMHRFDPRAELAPRDIVARAIDHEMKRLGVDCVYLDISRKPADFIKSHFPTIYGRCLELNIDITSQPMPVVPAAHYTCGGVQTNRDARTDVPGLYAIGETACTGLHGANRMASNSLLECLAFAKLAAEDIIKTLPEIPSPPGLPEWDESKVTDSDEEVVVAHNWDEIRRFMWDYVGIVRTNKRLQRALRRVELLKQEIAEYYGNFRVTSDLLELRNLVIVAELIIRSALSRKESRGLHYTLDYPRTNDDAPARDTVICP; translated from the coding sequence ATGCCATCCTCCGCTCATGATGTATTGATCATCGGCAGCGGCGCAGCCGGCTTAAGCCTAGCGCTACGCATCGCTGATCGCGCACGTGTCGCCGTCTTGTCGAAGACAGCGCTGACCGAATCCAACACGCTTTACGCCCAGGGCGGCATATCCGCCGTGCTGGACGCCGGCGACTCGATCGAATCGCACATACAGGACACGCTGGATGCCGGCGCCGGCCTTTGCAATCCGGACGTCGTGCGGCTCGTCGTTTCCCAGGGCAAGGAATGTATCGATTGGCTGCTGGAACGCGGTGTTCCGTTCACCGAAGTGAGTACCGAAAACGGCATCCATAATCTTCACCTTACCCGGGAAGGGGGACACACCCATCGCCGCGTTGTCCATGCCGCCGATGCCACGGGCCGGGCCGTAGAAACCTCGCTGGTTCAACATGTCCGAGCTCACCCCAGTATCGATCTGTTCGAGTTCCACAATGCGATCGATCTGATCACCGAAAAAAAGATCGGCCGTGACGGGAGCCGCGTTCTCGGCGCCTACGTGCTCGATACCCAAGCGAATAAAGTCAGGACGTTCCGGACTAGAATCGTGGTCCTGGCAACCGGAGGCGCAAGCAAAGCGTATCTCTACACCAGCAATCCGGACATCGCCACCGGAGACGGCATTGCCATGGCCTGGCGCGCCGGGGCGTGCATCGCCAATATGGAATTCATTCAATTCCACCCGACCTGTCTCTACCACCCGCATGCCCGCTCGTTTCTGATTTCCGAAGCGGTTCGCGGTGAAGGCGGAAAGCTGCTGCTGCCGGATGGATCGCCCTTTATGCATCGATTCGATCCCAGAGCGGAACTGGCTCCGCGCGATATCGTCGCCCGCGCGATCGACCACGAAATGAAGCGCTTGGGCGTCGACTGCGTTTATCTCGACATCAGCCGCAAACCGGCCGATTTCATCAAGAGTCACTTTCCAACGATTTATGGACGTTGCCTCGAACTGAATATCGATATTACCTCGCAACCGATGCCGGTCGTCCCGGCCGCCCATTATACCTGTGGCGGCGTGCAGACGAACCGCGACGCGCGCACCGACGTGCCGGGTCTTTACGCGATAGGAGAAACAGCCTGCACCGGCCTTCACGGCGCCAATCGCATGGCCAGCAATTCCTTGCTCGAGTGCCTGGCTTTCGCCAAGCTGGCGGCCGAGGACATTATCAAGACACTGCCGGAGATTCCCTCGCCTCCGGGTTTACCGGAATGGGACGAGTCCAAGGTCACCGACTCCGACGAGGAAGTCGTGGTCGCCCACAACTGGGATGAAATACGACGGTTCATGTGGGACTATGTCGGGATCGTCAGAACCAACAAGCGCCTGCAGCGGGCCTTGCGCCGCGTCGAGCTGCTGAAGCAGGAAATAGCCGAATACTACGGCAACTTCAGAGTAACCAGCGATTTATTGGAATTGCGCAATTTGGTCATCGTGGCCGAACTGATCATCCGTTCGGCACTGTCGCGAAAGGAGAGCCGCGGACTCCATTATACCCTGGACTATCCTCGCACGAATGATGACGCCCCAGCCCGAGACACCGTCATCTGTCCGTGA
- the rpoE gene encoding RNA polymerase sigma factor RpoE, translating into MGEQLDEELVRRVQRGDKTAFDILVRKYQYKIAQLINRYIKDPHEALDVAQESFIKAYRALPSFRGESAFYTWLYRIAINTAKNHIAMRARRPSEDEIEIEEAEQFESAVRLKDQETPEGVVLSEELAQVIQFALDELPEELRTAISLREFDGLSYDEIAQVMNCPVGTVRSRIFRAREAIDKKLKVILG; encoded by the coding sequence ATGGGTGAGCAACTCGACGAGGAATTAGTCCGGAGGGTGCAGCGAGGCGATAAAACGGCGTTCGACATTCTTGTTCGAAAGTATCAGTACAAAATCGCGCAGCTGATAAACCGCTACATTAAGGATCCGCACGAAGCTTTGGATGTGGCCCAGGAGTCGTTCATAAAGGCGTATCGAGCCTTGCCGAGCTTTCGCGGGGAGAGTGCTTTCTATACCTGGCTGTATCGAATTGCAATCAATACGGCGAAGAATCATATTGCAATGCGGGCGCGCCGCCCCTCGGAAGACGAAATCGAAATCGAGGAGGCGGAACAATTCGAATCGGCCGTGCGTCTAAAGGATCAAGAAACCCCTGAGGGAGTAGTGTTAAGCGAGGAACTCGCTCAAGTCATTCAATTTGCACTAGACGAGCTGCCCGAAGAACTTCGTACCGCGATAAGCTTGCGAGAGTTCGATGGCTTAAGTTACGACGAAATCGCTCAGGTAATGAATTGTCCGGTGGGGACCGTGCGTTCGCGGATTTTCCGTGCGCGCGAAGCCATCGATAAGAAATTGAAAGTTATACTCGGTTAG
- a CDS encoding SoxR reducing system RseC family protein, producing MIEEEAVVARTEKGGIWVEKPRKSACGGCMQRCASATVDQYLGAPIIRLQVFSQIEVQVGDRVMLGIEEDAIVKGSLWAYLIPLLGLFLGAVLGDVVASALNSPFSSDGLSAFGGVVGLVLSFFLLKFTRVLSRDHLRPVILRKLS from the coding sequence ATGATTGAAGAAGAGGCCGTTGTTGCGCGTACGGAAAAGGGGGGAATTTGGGTCGAAAAGCCGCGAAAATCGGCTTGTGGCGGGTGTATGCAGCGATGCGCCTCCGCTACGGTGGACCAGTATCTGGGAGCGCCGATCATTCGACTACAAGTTTTTTCCCAAATCGAAGTTCAGGTAGGCGATCGCGTGATGCTCGGGATCGAGGAGGACGCCATCGTAAAAGGTTCTCTTTGGGCATACTTGATTCCTTTGTTGGGTTTGTTTTTGGGCGCGGTATTGGGCGATGTCGTTGCCTCCGCGTTGAATTCACCTTTCTCTAGTGATGGGCTCAGCGCATTCGGGGGCGTGGTCGGCCTGGTATTGTCCTTTTTTCTCTTGAAGTTCACACGGGTATTGTCTCGCGACCATCTGCGTCCCGTGATACTTCGTAAACTTAGCTGA
- a CDS encoding GGDEF domain-containing protein — MKNKAENLASLPSRENKKTETLEDRSYHDMVLALQTTLDIDQLLNLFSTHLKSVVPHAGSSFCNERLGIELSLGGHGRHVCAYNLELENEFLGEWRMSRNRRFTEPELAHVEALLCRLLYPLRNGLKYREALSYAHTDQLTQTGNRTALLDSLKREFDLAHRYQTPLSIILLDVDHFKSINDSFGHDIGDAVLRAVARAIKDSVRRSDILFRYGGEEFVIVLANTSRDGAANLAERVRVMVETSFRALRGSDLCVTLSLGVAMMLPGETHLDLLRRADHAMYQAKHGGRNRVVAAAAAAAAAESELP; from the coding sequence ATGAAAAATAAAGCGGAAAATCTGGCCTCACTTCCAAGCCGTGAGAACAAGAAAACAGAAACTCTGGAGGATCGATCGTACCACGACATGGTCCTGGCTCTCCAGACCACGCTGGACATCGACCAGCTTCTTAATCTGTTCAGCACGCACTTGAAGTCAGTCGTGCCCCACGCCGGATCAAGCTTTTGCAATGAAAGGCTCGGAATCGAACTCTCGCTCGGCGGGCACGGACGGCACGTCTGCGCCTACAATCTGGAACTGGAAAACGAATTCCTCGGCGAATGGCGGATGAGCCGAAACCGTCGCTTCACGGAACCCGAATTGGCCCATGTGGAAGCTTTGCTCTGCCGCCTTCTGTATCCCCTGCGGAACGGGCTCAAATATCGCGAAGCCCTGAGCTACGCACACACGGACCAGTTGACCCAAACCGGGAATCGAACCGCACTGCTCGATAGCCTGAAGCGGGAATTCGACCTGGCGCACCGTTACCAAACGCCGCTCTCCATTATTCTTCTCGATGTCGACCATTTCAAATCGATCAACGACAGTTTCGGCCATGATATCGGCGATGCCGTATTGCGCGCAGTAGCCCGAGCCATAAAAGATTCCGTGCGCAGAAGCGATATCCTGTTCCGCTATGGCGGTGAGGAGTTCGTGATCGTCCTGGCCAACACGTCCAGGGACGGTGCGGCAAACCTCGCCGAGCGCGTCCGCGTTATGGTCGAAACATCGTTCCGCGCGCTACGGGGCTCGGACCTGTGCGTGACCTTGAGCTTGGGCGTAGCCATGATGCTTCCCGGAGAAACACATTTGGATTTGCTGCGCCGCGCCGATCATGCCATGTACCAGGCCAAGCATGGCGGACGCAATCGGGTCGTAGCGGCAGCGGCAGCGGCAGCCGCAGCGGAATCCGAACTGCCCTAG
- the scpB gene encoding SMC-Scp complex subunit ScpB, with amino-acid sequence MELKTILEAALLAAGRPLSLAELENLFAEDERPEPAEIQTALAELAEDCRSRAVELKQVASGYRLQIREAFSPWVSRLFEERPGRYSRAFLETLAIIAYRQPVTRGDIEDIRGVAVSSNIVRTLQERGWIHVVGHKEVPGRPALLATTRHFLDYFNLKSLEELPPLQEFIDDLALQPAPQDQVATENANPESIE; translated from the coding sequence GTGGAACTGAAAACCATCCTGGAAGCGGCTCTGTTGGCGGCCGGTAGGCCTTTGTCCTTGGCCGAACTGGAAAATCTGTTTGCCGAGGACGAGCGGCCCGAACCCGCGGAAATCCAGACGGCTCTGGCGGAACTGGCCGAAGATTGCCGCAGTCGGGCGGTGGAATTGAAGCAGGTGGCCAGCGGATATCGGCTTCAGATTCGTGAGGCGTTTTCCCCGTGGGTCTCACGCCTGTTCGAGGAACGGCCGGGACGCTATTCGCGCGCTTTCTTGGAGACCCTCGCCATCATTGCTTACCGTCAGCCGGTGACACGCGGTGACATCGAGGACATCCGGGGGGTGGCGGTCAGTTCGAATATCGTTCGGACGCTGCAGGAGCGGGGGTGGATACACGTCGTGGGGCACAAGGAAGTTCCGGGGCGGCCGGCCCTGCTCGCCACGACCAGGCACTTCCTGGACTATTTCAATCTTAAGAGCCTGGAGGAATTACCGCCGCTCCAGGAATTCATTGACGACCTGGCGCTGCAGCCGGCGCCGCAAGATCAAGTAGCAACCGAAAATGCGAATCCCGAATCGATCGAATAA